The Rhea pennata isolate bPtePen1 chromosome 5, bPtePen1.pri, whole genome shotgun sequence nucleotide sequence GCACCTGATACTCCTACAGGGATCTAATTTGCAGCATGGGGCTTTGTAATTTCATGctagaacagcagaaaatggaagaataacTCATCCAGAAGGAGGGGATTATGTAACAGTAGTAAAAGAGAATCAGGAGAGACAGTGAAGATCCTTTCGAAAGTCATGTTGCTGGTCCTGCAGTGGCATGGACCCACTAATTGGTTccaaaaaaaacaggaagatatGTTActaacaaggggaaaaaaaacagagggaggaaaataaCTCAGTATTAATAGATCTCAACTTCTGAATTCACTCAGACAAAAAAGTGTACAGCAGTTGAATAAAatcctctgctgcagaggtTATACAGTTTAGTAGCTCTTGTGGAAAGCTCTTGTGGAGACTTCTTGGAACTCCAAACACAGATTTGGGTGTTAGGACTTTTACATGCTTACAGCCTTTCTCCACAAGTGGCACACTCCATCTTCTGGGGCCTGACGACATCAAGCTGATTGGCCACAACTTTTTTGCTTTGCCAAAGCTGTGTGAAGGCTGACACTAAGCAATCAGATGAAACACCTTTTGTCACCAACTTCTGCAGCCTGTGTGTCTGAAGAGGAGCTGTGTTTAAGAGTCTGACCGTGAGAAATTCCTTCCCTAGCATAGACTTCGTACAGTCTTAGCATAGTCAAAGCACCTAGACTTTCTGCATACTTCTTTTTGGATTTTATATCATCATAATTTTAAttggctgttttttcttttccaggaaaaaaaaggatactttttttttttttttttttttcctgagctacCTGCTCTGGATTTCAGTGAACATCTATGTCCTCGAGTATTAAGAGTAAAGTGAAAAGGAGATGATACCCTTGTCCCACACAGATGCCTACTGTTTATAATCTCCTTCTTAGGCAGCTCTAAGGGAAACCCTCTGGCCTCTCTGGGATCAGTGAAACTTTTGCTCCTGACATATTGTCATAACATATCTCTGACCACTGATTCagtaaatatattcaaaaagcATCAGCCCCAGTATTATGCCTTTCACCACTGCCTGTGAATGCTcagctgttctgaaaaatgGTTTATTTCTGCTCATTGTTTAGCGCTTCGCTGTTTTCTAATTAAGGCATTTTATCCTGAAactcttaattttcttaataacttattttgatttttactaTGAAAACGTCCCGCCCGCTGCAGCTGTCTGCTGGGAGCAGGTGGCCGGAGCCCGGGGGATTGTGACATTGGCACGATGTCACAGCCTGGCACGCGAGAGCTCGCCCAGTGCCGCCCGCTCCGGCCACCTTGGCCTCCCTCTCTTGCCTCCCGCATGGTACACGCACCGGCTAATAAACTGTCTTGGacaaatgaaaacttaaaaaatcaaatatggAACCTCAGAGAAAGAGTTGCAGAGCTGGGTACCGAAAACCAGAAActagtgaaagaaaatgaagatataaAGGACTGGAACAGGAGACTGCAGGCCAGTACAGACTGTTTCAGGACATTAGTAGGGGACCTACACGGAGAAGTGGATAATGCCAGGGACAcactgaaagacagagaaaacaaaattaaacaaatagaaTTGCAGAATAAAAAACTGGATAAAATCAATGAACAACTGAAGGTAGAGATCATGGAAATGTCCTGCCAGATTTCTGCATATCAGGATGATAAAATGTATCAGGAGAAAGACACATCAGGAGAGAGAActaaaatgtatgaaaatgaGAGGTATCTGGAACACCTGCAAATCAAACTGGAAGTAAAGGAGAAGATGTATGAGCAAGAAAAGCTCCGAGCCTGCCAGTTAAGGGACACCTTAGAAGAATTTGACAAGCTCAGGGAAGTTCAGAGGAATTACATTGTGCAAATGAAAGGACAGCTAGAAGAGTTAGGTGAGGAAACTGCACTTCTAAGAGCAGTGCATGAGAACAGCTCCCTGGCTAGTTCCTTACTGCATGAATTTGCTAAAGCCAAGCTTCTGGAGGACTCACTCCCTTCGTTTAcgaaagaaaaattcttctgttaCACATGGAGTATCTTAAAGCTCTTGCTGTTAGTAGTAGTTTGCATTGGACTTTTCAATAACTACTTTACCACTGACAGTGTTCCACTACTGTTTAATGACAGTGAACTTGATATAGTGATACAAGCCTTGTATCCATACCtcagtttgaaaaatgaagGACTATTACCATTTTAAGAATAGCTATAAAGGCTCTGCAGAGTTGTCCGTGTCAATTTAATAATCCCCCCCTCCGTGCCTTAACGCATGAGTTCATGTGGTTTTTTTTAGAAATCAAGTAAACTTCAGGTTCTGAGCATAGGGTTTCTTGAATTAGATTGTTactgtgaatatattttataatagaTAGCTGCATCCAGTAAAAACCCAACAGAGCACTCACTGCCTCAGGCAAAGGAGACAAAATAATGCAGCTTGTGCTAATCTGACTGAAAGTGGCAATGTGCAGTTCTTGATTCTGGAATTCACTTCCCTGCTAGCATGCCAGCGTCCAAATTTCTTCACCTATGGGTCATATTGCAGAGCATATCCTTTTTTCAGACATTGGGGAAGAGCATGGAGGAATGTAAAAATGTAGGAGGATTTTGTACGTTCAGTTGAGGTTGATTAAAAAGACCTTTCATTACTGGATGTTAATTCAGATCCTGCATATTTACATTTGGCTGAAACCTTTTGTTTGTGCATCTAGAGACAATAGGCACAAGAactatttaaatacaaataaataaataaataaatgccattTTGTGGATGGAAAATTAAATCCTGAAGACTAACATGGCAGCTGGCCAACTGGCAGTCATGCTGAGCCTTCAGAATTATCCCTGACATTTATGCACAAAGCAGGTACATGAAGCTTGCCAGGCAGGAGCTAGCAAATAAATAGCACACTGAACAAatatgatacagaaaaaaaaaatcttaggtGGCTAGAGTAAAGCTGTAATTCCAGGACATCACTTTCACTAGTGATATATGCAGCAGCTTGCAGCCGtggcagtgaagaaaaattccAGAGATGAAAAGGCTAGAACCACCCCTTAATCTGTGTAACAAGAAAGTGTCCCTTTGAAATGAGAAGAGA carries:
- the LOC134140774 gene encoding transmembrane and coiled-coil domain-containing protein 5B-like gives rise to the protein MSQPGTRELAQCRPLRPPWPPSLASRMVHAPANKLSWTNENLKNQIWNLRERVAELGTENQKLVKENEDIKDWNRRLQASTDCFRTLVGDLHGEVDNARDTLKDRENKIKQIELQNKKLDKINEQLKVEIMEMSCQISAYQDDKMYQEKDTSGERTKMYENERYLEHLQIKLEVKEKMYEQEKLRACQLRDTLEEFDKLREVQRNYIVQMKGQLEELGEETALLRAVHENSSLASSLLHEFAKAKLLEDSLPSFTKEKFFCYTWSILKLLLLVVVCIGLFNNYFTTDSVPLLFNDSELDIVIQALYPYLSLKNEGLLPF